In a genomic window of Periophthalmus magnuspinnatus isolate fPerMag1 chromosome 3, fPerMag1.2.pri, whole genome shotgun sequence:
- the cmtm3 gene encoding CKLF-like MARVEL transmembrane domain-containing protein 3: MGDIEAPGSSASPSGLGVLMALLPSKEFSTSKKGMLLIGEVALSFIDFICFAASAASAFVTVPLIEFLGALFMLFAYSSKFNERFKGFLWPLMDFLRCVTASIIYFIVSIMAISNYRGGSSKAAGVFGFIATIIFALDFYKVFIELAEFLKQGGESQEEATQEDKYSESDDDSD; encoded by the exons ATGGGGGACATCGAGGCTCCCGGATCCAGCGCCTCTCCCTCGGGCCTGGGGGTTCTTATGGCACTTCTTCCGAGCAAAGAGTTTTCCACGTCCAAGAAAGGCATGCTGCTCATTGGAGAAGTG GCCCTGTCCTTCATAGATTTCATTTGCTTCGCTGCGTCTGCGGCGTCTGCCTTtgtcacagttcctctgattgAATTCTTGGGGGCGCTCTTCATGCTCTTCGCTTACTCCTCCAAATTCAACGAGAGGTTTAAAGGATTCCTCTGGCCTCTAATG GATTTCCTGAGGTGTGTGACAGCGTCCATTATTTATTTCATCGTGTCTATAATGGCCATATCTAATTATCGAGGCGGCTCCTCCAAAGCTGCAGGG GTTTTTGGGTTCATTGCCACCATTATTTTTGCTTTAGATTTTTACAAAGTTTTTATTGAACTGGCGGAGTTCCTCAAACAAGGAGGAGAATCACAGGAAGAGGCGACGCAAGAAG ATAAATATTCAGAGTCAGATGATGATTCTGACTGA